One genomic window of Cannabis sativa cultivar Pink pepper isolate KNU-18-1 chromosome 2, ASM2916894v1, whole genome shotgun sequence includes the following:
- the LOC115719682 gene encoding mitogen-activated protein kinase 3 — MVDATHNNLPGAAAPGAGGGPQYTDFPAIPSHGGQYIQYNIFGNLFEITTKYRPPIMPIGRGAYGIVCSVLNSETNEMVAMKKIANAFDNHMDAKRTLREIKLLRHLDHENIVAIRDVIPPPLRREFTDVYIATELMDTDLHQIIRSNQGLSEEHCQYFLYQILRGLKYIHSANVIHRDLKPSNLLLNANCDLKICDFGLARPTAENEYMTEYVVTRWYRAPELLLNSSDYTASIDVWSVGCIFMELMNRKPLFPGKDHVHQMRLLTELLGTPTESDLGFIRNEDAKRYIRQLPSFPRQQLGRAFPHVHPLAIDLIEKMLTFDPNRRITVEEALAHPYLTRLHDVADEPVCSNPFSFEFEQQPLTEEQMKDMIYQEAIALNPQYA, encoded by the exons ATGGTTGATGCCACTCATAACAATCTTCCCGGTGCCGCCGCTCCCGGAGCCGGAGGAGGACCTCAGTACACGGATTTTCCCGCGATTCCTTCCCATGGAGGTCAGTACATTCAGTACAACATATTTGGCAACTTGTTCGAGATTACAACCAAGTATCGACCTCCGATTATGCCTATTGGTAGAGGAGCTTATGGTATCGTTTG CTCGGTTTTGAATTCGGAGACGAATGAGATGGTTGCTATGAAGAAAATTGCTAACGCCTTTGATAATCATATGGATGCCAAACGCACGCTTCGGGAGATTAAGCTTCTTCGTCATTTGGATCACGAAAAT ATTGTAGCTATAAGGGATGTGATTCCACCACCTTTGCGGCGAGAATTTACTGATGTCTACATTGCTACTGAGCTCATGGACACTGATCTTCACCAAATTATTCGTTCAAATCAAGGTTTATCAGAGGAGCATTGTCAG TACTTCTTGTATCAGATTCTTCGAGGGTTGAAGTACATACATTCTGCTAATGTTATACACAGGGATTTAAAACCCAGCAACCTTTTGCTTAATGCGAATTGTGAtcttaaaatatgtgattttggtcTTGCTCGTCCCACCGCGGAAAATGAGTATATGACTGAGTATGTTGTCACCAGATGGTACAGGGCTCCTGAGTTGTTGTTGAACTCTTCAGATTATACTGCTTCAATAGATGTGTGGTCTGTTGGTTGCATTTTTATGGAGCTTATGAATAGGAAGCCTTTGTTTCCAGGCAAAGATCATGTTCATCAGATGCGCTTATTGACAGAG CTGCTAGGCACACCAACAGAGTCAGATCTCGGTTTCATTCGAAATGAAGATGCTAAAAGATACATACGGCAACTCCCTTCGTTCCCTCGCCAACAATTAGGCAGGGCTTTCCCACATGTTCATCCACTGGCCATAGACCTCATTGAGAAAATGTTGACATTTGATCCAAATAGAAGAATTACTG TTGAAGAAGCTTTAGCTCATCCCTATTTGACAAGACTCCATGATGTTGCTGATGAACCAGTGTGCTCAAATCCTTTCTCTTTCGAATTCGAACAACAACCTTTGACAGAAGAACAAATGAAAGATatgatctaccaggaggctatAGCACTCAATCCTCAGTatgcttaa